The proteins below are encoded in one region of Pleuronectes platessa chromosome 12, fPlePla1.1, whole genome shotgun sequence:
- the psme4a gene encoding proteasome activator complex subunit 4A isoform X2, whose protein sequence is MKKAEVDTLGFTPQKDIAYNKLLPYADRLDEESNLILSKIKGNLSRAVLLREIWPGVLFWTRKLSTYMRLYGRKFSKEDHVLFIKLLYELVTIPGLEISMMQGLARLLINLLKKRELLSREDLELPWRPLYELHDRILFSKTEHLGLNWFPNSVENVLKTLVKSSRQYFPESATQEMLDEWRPLLCPFDVTMQRAISYFELFLPTTLPPEQHDKGFKLWFDEMISLWVSVQNLPSWEVHLVSLFARLAYDNIGYIDWDPYIPKIFTRILRSLNLPVGTSQMMVSRYVTNAYDIGHVVLWVSSLLGGPSKQTQAQLSGLFNSITSFFHPSNHGRWLMKLMRLLQRLPASVVRRLHRERYRKPSWLTPIPESHKLTEEDITNFVESMMQPVLLAMFSKTGSLDAAQALQNLALMRPELVIPPVLERTYPALETLTEPHQLTATLSCMIGVARSLVSGGQRFPEGPTHMLPLLMRALPGVDPNDFSKCMITFQFIATFVTLVPLVDCSSALHERTDLTEVEREMCSASAEFEDFVLLFMDRCFALIDSSTLEQTREETETEKMTHLESLVELGLSSTFSTILTQCSLDIFKVALVKVFNFATTNIFETRVAGRMVADMCRAASKCHPAESLKMFVPHCCNAINQIAVNEEVLNEEELDKELLWNLQLLSEVSRVDGEKILPYRSELVQILQLTLHLKCKQGYTLACNLLHHILRSTVLIYPTEYCSMPGGFHQPIKDYLPIKDWGRPGDLWKLDIRWHVPSVEETSFAFYLLDLILQPELQRLQRFAQGEQDMSRDDVLQSLTIIQHCILGAGTLMPPLKGEPIPELVHSMVNLDETVLYTGIDYDASRENYRDAICSVMRQLLKYILEHSEDDTKSLFSIIKIISDLLHFKGSQKHEFDSRWKSFNLVKKSMENRLHGRKQHIRALLIDRVMLQHELRKLTVEGCQYRSIHQELMRDLLRLSTSTYSQVRSRAQNVLFTALGTYNFCCRDQIPHVLEFLNPDNSSVTQQQFKGALYCLLGNHSGVCLANLHDWECITLTWPAIVRSGLSTAMSLEKPSIVRLFDDLADKIHRQYETIGMDFSIPAESCVVAKQIMTTGNPLPEDPVPSEEETAEGVKRQELKNSESVEKYKHLIGDLLDCLSNSNSNMPWKFEHITIGFLSLLLRDDQQLPPPAVMFFVKSLNHDSLYVRKVAISAVAGIMKQIKRPHKKVPVSPSELCGVKELSDKVAGDRADNQWLQYNSSSLPRTQKDWDQTVFVEKTHWGYHSWPRKLMMYAPMKEQPKQNLSRDEMTEREQIIFDHFSDPVFINQFIEFLSLEDRKGKDKFSPRRFCLFKGLFRNFNDAFLPVLKPHMVRLMADTHESKQRCVAEIISGLIRGCKHWSYTKVENLWEVLCPLLRIALTNITIETYADWGTCIATACESRDPRKLYWLFELLMESPVNGEGGSFVDACRLYVLQGGLAQQEWRVPELLHRLLQYLEPKLTQVYKNVRERIGSVLTYIFMIDVNLPHTQPTTSPRISDFIERILLQLKPLNEGDEEIQNHVMEENDVGVQDERTQAIKLLKTVLKWLIASAGRSFSTAVPEQLRLLPLLFKIAPVENDDSYDELKRDAKTCLSLMSQGLLYPDQIPMVLSALQEIAGSSSWHARYTVLTYLQIMVFYNLFTFMTDQKAVNDVRSLVIQLLEDEQLEVREMAATTLSGFLQCNFLSMDAPMQAHFEALCKTSLPKKRKRELGSIVDTIPSADLVRRHAGVLGLSACILSSPYDVPTWMPQLLMDLSAHLNDTQPIEMTVKKTLSNFRRTHHDNWQQHKQQFTDDQLLVLTDLLVSPCYYA, encoded by the exons ATGAAGAAGGCTGAAGTGGACACGCTGGGTTTCACTCCTCAAAAAGACATCGCCTACAACAAACTTCTGCCGTACGCGGACAGACTCGACGAGGAATCCAATTTGATTCTGAGCAAAATCAAAGGGAACTTGAGCCGAGCGGTTCTTCTCAGAGAGATATGGCCCGGGGTGCTGTTCTGGACGAGGAAACTTTCCAC GTACATGAGGCTGTATGGACGGAAGTTCAGCAAAGAAGACCATGTATTGTTTATCAAGTTGCTCTACGAGCTAGTGACGATCCCCGGACTGGAGATCAGCATGATGCAGGGCCTTGCTCGGCTTCTTATCAACCTCCTCAA GAAAAGGGAACTGCTGTCAAGGGAGGACCTTGAGCTGCCATGGAGACCACTGTACGAGCTCCACGACCGGATTCTTTTCTCAAAAACAGAGCATCTGGGCCTCAACTGGTTCCCCAA CTctgtggaaaatgtgttgaaaaCACTTGTGAAAAGCTCCCGTCA ATACTTTCCAGAGTCTGCCACTCAGGAGATGCTAGATGAATGGAGACCACTCCTCTGTCCGTTTGATGTCACCATGCAGAGAGCGATCAGCTACTTTGAGCTCTTCCTCCCCACGACCTTGCCGCCAGAGCAGCATGACAAGGGGTTCAA GTTGTGGTTTGATGAAATGATCAGTTTATGGGTTTCTGTGCAAAATCTACCAAGCTGGGAAGTG CATCTGGTCAGTCTGTTTGCCCGCTTGGCTTATGACAACATTGGCTACATTGATTGGGACCCTTATATCCCCAAG attttCACAAGAATTTTGAGGAGCTTGAATCTCCCTGTGGGGACCAGTCAGATGATGGTTTCACGTTATGTCACTAATGCCTACGACATCGGCCATGTGGTGCTTTGGGTCTCATCCCTCCTA GGAGGACCCAGCAAGCAGACCCAAGCACAGCTCAGTGGCCTTTTCAACAGTATTACATCCTTCTTCCACCCATCAAACCATGGTCGCTGGTTG ATGAAGCTTATGAGGCTGCTCCAGCGTCTCCCGGCCAGTGTAGTACGTCGGCTGCACAGAGAGCGCTACAGAAAGCCCTCGTGGTTAACACCGATACCAGAGAGCCACAAGCTCACAGAGGAGGATATCACAAACTTCGTGGAGAGCATGATGCAGCCGGTTCTGCTGGCCATGTTCAGCAAGACGGGCAGCCTAGATGCAGCCCAGGCCCTGCAAAACCTGGCTCTAATGAGGCCTGAGCTAGTCATTCCTCCTGTGCTGGAGAG AACATACCCAGCTCTGGAGACTCTAACAGAGCCCCACCAGCTGACGGCCACTCTGAGCTGCATGATTGGTGTGGCACGGAGCCTGGTGTCAGGTGGGCAGCGCTTTCCTGAGGGGCCCACTCACATGCTGCCCCTGCTCATGAGGGCTCTGCCTGGCGTTGACCCAAATGATTTCAGCAAGTGCATG ATCACATTCCAGTTTATTGCTACATTTGTGACTCTTGTGCCTTTGGTGGACTGTTCATCTGCCCTACATGAAAGAACCGACTTAACAGAG GTGGAAAGAGAGATGTGCTCGGCCTCAGCTGAGTTTGAAGACTTTGTGCTTCTGTTCATGGACAG ATGTTTTGCCCTGATCGACAGCAGCACTCTGGAACAAACtcgagaggaaacagaaacggAGAAAATGACTCACTTGGAGAGTCTGGTAGAACTCGGCCTGTCCTCTACCTTTAGTACCATCCTCACTCAGTGTTCTTTGGACATCTTCAAG GTGGCTCTGGTAAAAGTGTTCAACTTTGCAACCACCAACATCTTTGAGACCCGTGTAGCTGGGAGAATGGTGGCTGACATGTGCAGAGCTGCTTCAAAG tGTCACCCTGCAGAGTCTCTCAAGATGTTTGTACCACACTGCTGCAATGCCATAAACCAAATCGCTGTCA ACGAGGAAGTGTTGAATGAGGAGGAGCTCGACAAGGAGTTGTTGTGGAATCTTCAGCTTCTGTCTGAG GTGTCCCGTGTTGACGGTGAAAAGATCCTGCCCTATCGGTCTGAGCTGGTCCAGATTTTGCAGTTGACACTGCACCTCAAGTGTAAGCAGGGCTACACTCTGGCCTGCAACCTGCTTCACCACATCCTTCGATCTACTGTCCTCATCTACCCCACTGAGTACTGCAGCATGCCAGGAGGCTTCCACCAACCAATCAAGGACTACCTCCCCATCAAG GACTGGGGTCGGCCTGGGGACCTGTGGAAATTGGACATCCGGTGGCACGTGCCCAGTGTTGAGGAGACATCTTTTGCGTTTTATTTACTGGACCTGATCCTCCAGCCGGAACTTCAGCGCCTTCAGAGATTTGCACAGGGAGAACAGGACATGAGCAG AGATGATGTCCTACAAAGTCTGACCATTATTCAGCACTGCATACTGGGTGCTGGAACTCTGATGCCTCCACTGAAAGGAGAACCCATCCCTGAACT GGTCCACAGCATGGTGAATCTAGATGAGACCGTCCTCTACACAGGAATTGATTATG ATGCATCCAGAGAGAACTACAGAGATGCTATCTGTAGTGTAATGAGACAGCTGCTGA AATACATCCTGGAGCACTCTGAGGATGACACCAAGTCACTTTTCTCCATCATTAAG ATTATCAGCGACCTGTTGCACTTCAAAGGTTCTCAAAAACACGAGTTTGACTCCCGCTGGAAGAGCTTCAACCTTGTGAAGAAATCAATGGAAAACAGA CTTCACGGCAGAAAGCAGCACATCAGAGCTCTGCTTATAGACAGAGTCATGCTCCAGCATGAG CTGAGAAAGCTGACTGTGGAAGGATGTCAGTACAGGAGCATCCACCAGGAGCTGATGAGAGATCTGTTGAGGCTTTCCACAAGCACCTACAGTCAG GTTCGCAGCAGAGCCCAGAACGTCTTGTTCACTGCACTTGGAACCTATaacttctgctgcagagatcaaatCCCCCACGTCCTTGAGTTCCTCAACCCGGACAACAGCAGTGTAACACAGCAACAGTTCAAA GGTGCCTTGTACTGTCTTCTGGGGAATCACAGCGGGGTGTGCCTGGCCAACCTGCACGACTGGGAATGCATTACGCTGACGTGGCCCGCCATCGTGCGCTCTGGCCTTAGCACAGCCATGTCTCTGGAGAAGCCCTCCATTGTGCGGCTCTTTGATGACCTTGCAGACAAAATCCATCGGCAGTATGAGACTATCGGCATGGACTTCTCT ATCCCTGCTGAGAGCTGTGTTGTGGCCAAACAAATTATGACCACTGGAAATCCTCTTCCTGAAGACCCCGTCCCTTCAGAGGAAGAAACGGCCGAGGGGGTAAAGAGGCAGGAACTCAAGAACTCTGAGTCTGTTGA GAAATACAAACACCTCATTGGTGATCTGCTGGACTGCctcagcaacagcaacagcaacat GCCTTGGAAGTTTGAACACATTACAATTGGCTTCTTGTCATTGCTGCTGAGAGACGACCAACAACTCCCACCACCTGCCGTTATGTTCTTTGTCAAAAGCCTCAACCATGACTCCCTCTACGTCCGCAAG GTGGCGATATCAGCCGTAGCAGGGatcatgaaacaaataaagagaCCCCACAAGAAAGTCCCTGTCAGCCCCTCTGAGCTTT GTGGAGTGAAGGAGCTCAGTGATAAAGTAGCAGGAGACCGTGCGGACAACCAGTGGCtccagtataacagcagcagtcTGCCACGCACACAGAAGGACTGGGATCAGACTGTGTTTGTGGAAAAGACTCACTGGGGATACCACTCCTGGCCAAG AAAATTAATGATGTATGCACCAATGAAGGAACAACCCAAACAGAATCTCTCCAGAGATGAAATGACAGAG AGGGAGCAGATCATCTTTGACCATTTCTCCGACCCAGTATTCATCAACCAGTTTATTGAGTTTCTGTCCCTTGAGGACCGTAAGGGCAAGGACAAGTTCAGCCCTCGCAGGTTCTGCTTGTTCAAG GGATTGTTCCGCAACTTCAACGATGCCTTTCTGCCTGTGCTGAAGCCACACATGGTACGCCTGATGGCAGACACCCACGAGAGCAAACAGCGTTGTGTTGCGGAGATCATCTCTGGGCTGATCAGAGGCTGCAAGCACTGGAGCTACACAAAG GTGGAGAATCTTTGGGAGGTTTTGTGTCCACTTCTCCGTATCGCCCTCACAAACATCACGATAGAAACTTACGCTGACTGGGGGACCTGCATCGCCACAGCCTGT GAGAGCAGAGACCCACGCAAGCTTTACTGGCTGTTTGAGTTGCTAATGGAGTCTCCAGTAAATGGCGAGGGTGGCTCCTTTGTGGATgcctg CCGTCTGTACGTGCTGCAGGGAGGCCTGGCTCAGCAGGAGTGGCGCGTTCCCGAGCTCCTTCACAGGTTGTTGCAATACCTGGAGCCCAAACTCACACAGGTCTACAAGAATGTACGAGAGCGAATCGGAAG CGTGCTCACGTACATCTTCATGATTGATGTGAACCTGCCGCACACCCAGCCGACCACGTCTCCGCGCATCTCCGACTTCATTGAGCGGATTTTGTTGCAGCTGAAGCCTCTAAATGAGGGCGACGAGGAGATCCAGAACCACGTGATGGAGGAGAACGACGTGGGGGTGCAGGATGAGAGGACGCAAGCCATCAAGCTTCTTAAGACAG TGCTGAAGTGGCTGATTGCAAGTGCTGGtcgctccttctccaccgctgTGCCAGAACAGCTGCGGCTGCTTCCCCTGCTTTTCAAG ATTGCTCCAGTTGAGAATGATGACAGTTACGATGAGCTGAAGAGGGATGCAAAGACCTGCCTGTCTCTGATGTCTCAGGGACTCCTCTACCCGGACCAGATCCCCATGGTCCTCAGTGCTCTGCAGGAG ATTGCTGGCAGCAGCTCCTGGCACGCTCGCTACACGGTGCTCACATACCTCCAGATCATGGTCTTTTACAACCTGTTCACCTTCATGACTGACCAGAAAGCTGTAAACGACGTGCGGTCGCTCGTGATCCAGCTGCTGGAGGACGAGCAGCTTGAG GTGAGAGAAATGGCCGCTACTACACTCAGTGGCTTCCTTCAGTGCAATTTCCTGTCCATGGACGCCCCCATGCAGGCACATTTTGAGGCCCTCTGCAAGACTTCCCTGcccaagaagaggaagagggagctcGGCTCTATAGTGGACACTATACCCTCTGCTG ACCTGGTGCGGCGCCATGCTGGTGTTCTCGGGTTGAGTGCTTGTATTCTGTCCAGCCCGTACGATGTGCCCACCTGGATGCCGCAGCTCCTGATGGACCTCAGCGCTCACCTCAATGACACACAACCCATTGAA ATGACTGTGAAGAAAACTCTGTCAAACTTCAGACGGACTCACCATGACAACTGGCAGCAACATAAGCAGCAGTTCACAGACGACCAGCTGCTCGTTCTGACTGACCTGCTGGTCTCCCCCTGTTACTATGCCTGA
- the psme4a gene encoding proteasome activator complex subunit 4A isoform X1 has product MKKAEVDTLGFTPQKDIAYNKLLPYADRLDEESNLILSKIKGNLSRAVLLREIWPGVLFWTRKLSTYMRLYGRKFSKEDHVLFIKLLYELVTIPGLEISMMQGLARLLINLLKKRELLSREDLELPWRPLYELHDRILFSKTEHLGLNWFPNSPRPRSSSKHIILKLVQRCSVENVLKTLVKSSRQYFPESATQEMLDEWRPLLCPFDVTMQRAISYFELFLPTTLPPEQHDKGFKLWFDEMISLWVSVQNLPSWEVHLVSLFARLAYDNIGYIDWDPYIPKIFTRILRSLNLPVGTSQMMVSRYVTNAYDIGHVVLWVSSLLGGPSKQTQAQLSGLFNSITSFFHPSNHGRWLMKLMRLLQRLPASVVRRLHRERYRKPSWLTPIPESHKLTEEDITNFVESMMQPVLLAMFSKTGSLDAAQALQNLALMRPELVIPPVLERTYPALETLTEPHQLTATLSCMIGVARSLVSGGQRFPEGPTHMLPLLMRALPGVDPNDFSKCMITFQFIATFVTLVPLVDCSSALHERTDLTEVEREMCSASAEFEDFVLLFMDRCFALIDSSTLEQTREETETEKMTHLESLVELGLSSTFSTILTQCSLDIFKVALVKVFNFATTNIFETRVAGRMVADMCRAASKCHPAESLKMFVPHCCNAINQIAVNEEVLNEEELDKELLWNLQLLSEVSRVDGEKILPYRSELVQILQLTLHLKCKQGYTLACNLLHHILRSTVLIYPTEYCSMPGGFHQPIKDYLPIKDWGRPGDLWKLDIRWHVPSVEETSFAFYLLDLILQPELQRLQRFAQGEQDMSRDDVLQSLTIIQHCILGAGTLMPPLKGEPIPELVHSMVNLDETVLYTGIDYDASRENYRDAICSVMRQLLKYILEHSEDDTKSLFSIIKIISDLLHFKGSQKHEFDSRWKSFNLVKKSMENRLHGRKQHIRALLIDRVMLQHELRKLTVEGCQYRSIHQELMRDLLRLSTSTYSQVRSRAQNVLFTALGTYNFCCRDQIPHVLEFLNPDNSSVTQQQFKGALYCLLGNHSGVCLANLHDWECITLTWPAIVRSGLSTAMSLEKPSIVRLFDDLADKIHRQYETIGMDFSIPAESCVVAKQIMTTGNPLPEDPVPSEEETAEGVKRQELKNSESVEKYKHLIGDLLDCLSNSNSNMPWKFEHITIGFLSLLLRDDQQLPPPAVMFFVKSLNHDSLYVRKVAISAVAGIMKQIKRPHKKVPVSPSELCGVKELSDKVAGDRADNQWLQYNSSSLPRTQKDWDQTVFVEKTHWGYHSWPRKLMMYAPMKEQPKQNLSRDEMTEREQIIFDHFSDPVFINQFIEFLSLEDRKGKDKFSPRRFCLFKGLFRNFNDAFLPVLKPHMVRLMADTHESKQRCVAEIISGLIRGCKHWSYTKVENLWEVLCPLLRIALTNITIETYADWGTCIATACESRDPRKLYWLFELLMESPVNGEGGSFVDACRLYVLQGGLAQQEWRVPELLHRLLQYLEPKLTQVYKNVRERIGSVLTYIFMIDVNLPHTQPTTSPRISDFIERILLQLKPLNEGDEEIQNHVMEENDVGVQDERTQAIKLLKTVLKWLIASAGRSFSTAVPEQLRLLPLLFKIAPVENDDSYDELKRDAKTCLSLMSQGLLYPDQIPMVLSALQEIAGSSSWHARYTVLTYLQIMVFYNLFTFMTDQKAVNDVRSLVIQLLEDEQLEVREMAATTLSGFLQCNFLSMDAPMQAHFEALCKTSLPKKRKRELGSIVDTIPSADLVRRHAGVLGLSACILSSPYDVPTWMPQLLMDLSAHLNDTQPIEMTVKKTLSNFRRTHHDNWQQHKQQFTDDQLLVLTDLLVSPCYYA; this is encoded by the exons ATGAAGAAGGCTGAAGTGGACACGCTGGGTTTCACTCCTCAAAAAGACATCGCCTACAACAAACTTCTGCCGTACGCGGACAGACTCGACGAGGAATCCAATTTGATTCTGAGCAAAATCAAAGGGAACTTGAGCCGAGCGGTTCTTCTCAGAGAGATATGGCCCGGGGTGCTGTTCTGGACGAGGAAACTTTCCAC GTACATGAGGCTGTATGGACGGAAGTTCAGCAAAGAAGACCATGTATTGTTTATCAAGTTGCTCTACGAGCTAGTGACGATCCCCGGACTGGAGATCAGCATGATGCAGGGCCTTGCTCGGCTTCTTATCAACCTCCTCAA GAAAAGGGAACTGCTGTCAAGGGAGGACCTTGAGCTGCCATGGAGACCACTGTACGAGCTCCACGACCGGATTCTTTTCTCAAAAACAGAGCATCTGGGCCTCAACTGGTTCCCCAA TTCCCCACGGCCTCGTTCATCCTCTAAACACATAATTCTAAAATTGGTTCAGAGGTG CTctgtggaaaatgtgttgaaaaCACTTGTGAAAAGCTCCCGTCA ATACTTTCCAGAGTCTGCCACTCAGGAGATGCTAGATGAATGGAGACCACTCCTCTGTCCGTTTGATGTCACCATGCAGAGAGCGATCAGCTACTTTGAGCTCTTCCTCCCCACGACCTTGCCGCCAGAGCAGCATGACAAGGGGTTCAA GTTGTGGTTTGATGAAATGATCAGTTTATGGGTTTCTGTGCAAAATCTACCAAGCTGGGAAGTG CATCTGGTCAGTCTGTTTGCCCGCTTGGCTTATGACAACATTGGCTACATTGATTGGGACCCTTATATCCCCAAG attttCACAAGAATTTTGAGGAGCTTGAATCTCCCTGTGGGGACCAGTCAGATGATGGTTTCACGTTATGTCACTAATGCCTACGACATCGGCCATGTGGTGCTTTGGGTCTCATCCCTCCTA GGAGGACCCAGCAAGCAGACCCAAGCACAGCTCAGTGGCCTTTTCAACAGTATTACATCCTTCTTCCACCCATCAAACCATGGTCGCTGGTTG ATGAAGCTTATGAGGCTGCTCCAGCGTCTCCCGGCCAGTGTAGTACGTCGGCTGCACAGAGAGCGCTACAGAAAGCCCTCGTGGTTAACACCGATACCAGAGAGCCACAAGCTCACAGAGGAGGATATCACAAACTTCGTGGAGAGCATGATGCAGCCGGTTCTGCTGGCCATGTTCAGCAAGACGGGCAGCCTAGATGCAGCCCAGGCCCTGCAAAACCTGGCTCTAATGAGGCCTGAGCTAGTCATTCCTCCTGTGCTGGAGAG AACATACCCAGCTCTGGAGACTCTAACAGAGCCCCACCAGCTGACGGCCACTCTGAGCTGCATGATTGGTGTGGCACGGAGCCTGGTGTCAGGTGGGCAGCGCTTTCCTGAGGGGCCCACTCACATGCTGCCCCTGCTCATGAGGGCTCTGCCTGGCGTTGACCCAAATGATTTCAGCAAGTGCATG ATCACATTCCAGTTTATTGCTACATTTGTGACTCTTGTGCCTTTGGTGGACTGTTCATCTGCCCTACATGAAAGAACCGACTTAACAGAG GTGGAAAGAGAGATGTGCTCGGCCTCAGCTGAGTTTGAAGACTTTGTGCTTCTGTTCATGGACAG ATGTTTTGCCCTGATCGACAGCAGCACTCTGGAACAAACtcgagaggaaacagaaacggAGAAAATGACTCACTTGGAGAGTCTGGTAGAACTCGGCCTGTCCTCTACCTTTAGTACCATCCTCACTCAGTGTTCTTTGGACATCTTCAAG GTGGCTCTGGTAAAAGTGTTCAACTTTGCAACCACCAACATCTTTGAGACCCGTGTAGCTGGGAGAATGGTGGCTGACATGTGCAGAGCTGCTTCAAAG tGTCACCCTGCAGAGTCTCTCAAGATGTTTGTACCACACTGCTGCAATGCCATAAACCAAATCGCTGTCA ACGAGGAAGTGTTGAATGAGGAGGAGCTCGACAAGGAGTTGTTGTGGAATCTTCAGCTTCTGTCTGAG GTGTCCCGTGTTGACGGTGAAAAGATCCTGCCCTATCGGTCTGAGCTGGTCCAGATTTTGCAGTTGACACTGCACCTCAAGTGTAAGCAGGGCTACACTCTGGCCTGCAACCTGCTTCACCACATCCTTCGATCTACTGTCCTCATCTACCCCACTGAGTACTGCAGCATGCCAGGAGGCTTCCACCAACCAATCAAGGACTACCTCCCCATCAAG GACTGGGGTCGGCCTGGGGACCTGTGGAAATTGGACATCCGGTGGCACGTGCCCAGTGTTGAGGAGACATCTTTTGCGTTTTATTTACTGGACCTGATCCTCCAGCCGGAACTTCAGCGCCTTCAGAGATTTGCACAGGGAGAACAGGACATGAGCAG AGATGATGTCCTACAAAGTCTGACCATTATTCAGCACTGCATACTGGGTGCTGGAACTCTGATGCCTCCACTGAAAGGAGAACCCATCCCTGAACT GGTCCACAGCATGGTGAATCTAGATGAGACCGTCCTCTACACAGGAATTGATTATG ATGCATCCAGAGAGAACTACAGAGATGCTATCTGTAGTGTAATGAGACAGCTGCTGA AATACATCCTGGAGCACTCTGAGGATGACACCAAGTCACTTTTCTCCATCATTAAG ATTATCAGCGACCTGTTGCACTTCAAAGGTTCTCAAAAACACGAGTTTGACTCCCGCTGGAAGAGCTTCAACCTTGTGAAGAAATCAATGGAAAACAGA CTTCACGGCAGAAAGCAGCACATCAGAGCTCTGCTTATAGACAGAGTCATGCTCCAGCATGAG CTGAGAAAGCTGACTGTGGAAGGATGTCAGTACAGGAGCATCCACCAGGAGCTGATGAGAGATCTGTTGAGGCTTTCCACAAGCACCTACAGTCAG GTTCGCAGCAGAGCCCAGAACGTCTTGTTCACTGCACTTGGAACCTATaacttctgctgcagagatcaaatCCCCCACGTCCTTGAGTTCCTCAACCCGGACAACAGCAGTGTAACACAGCAACAGTTCAAA GGTGCCTTGTACTGTCTTCTGGGGAATCACAGCGGGGTGTGCCTGGCCAACCTGCACGACTGGGAATGCATTACGCTGACGTGGCCCGCCATCGTGCGCTCTGGCCTTAGCACAGCCATGTCTCTGGAGAAGCCCTCCATTGTGCGGCTCTTTGATGACCTTGCAGACAAAATCCATCGGCAGTATGAGACTATCGGCATGGACTTCTCT ATCCCTGCTGAGAGCTGTGTTGTGGCCAAACAAATTATGACCACTGGAAATCCTCTTCCTGAAGACCCCGTCCCTTCAGAGGAAGAAACGGCCGAGGGGGTAAAGAGGCAGGAACTCAAGAACTCTGAGTCTGTTGA GAAATACAAACACCTCATTGGTGATCTGCTGGACTGCctcagcaacagcaacagcaacat GCCTTGGAAGTTTGAACACATTACAATTGGCTTCTTGTCATTGCTGCTGAGAGACGACCAACAACTCCCACCACCTGCCGTTATGTTCTTTGTCAAAAGCCTCAACCATGACTCCCTCTACGTCCGCAAG GTGGCGATATCAGCCGTAGCAGGGatcatgaaacaaataaagagaCCCCACAAGAAAGTCCCTGTCAGCCCCTCTGAGCTTT GTGGAGTGAAGGAGCTCAGTGATAAAGTAGCAGGAGACCGTGCGGACAACCAGTGGCtccagtataacagcagcagtcTGCCACGCACACAGAAGGACTGGGATCAGACTGTGTTTGTGGAAAAGACTCACTGGGGATACCACTCCTGGCCAAG AAAATTAATGATGTATGCACCAATGAAGGAACAACCCAAACAGAATCTCTCCAGAGATGAAATGACAGAG AGGGAGCAGATCATCTTTGACCATTTCTCCGACCCAGTATTCATCAACCAGTTTATTGAGTTTCTGTCCCTTGAGGACCGTAAGGGCAAGGACAAGTTCAGCCCTCGCAGGTTCTGCTTGTTCAAG GGATTGTTCCGCAACTTCAACGATGCCTTTCTGCCTGTGCTGAAGCCACACATGGTACGCCTGATGGCAGACACCCACGAGAGCAAACAGCGTTGTGTTGCGGAGATCATCTCTGGGCTGATCAGAGGCTGCAAGCACTGGAGCTACACAAAG GTGGAGAATCTTTGGGAGGTTTTGTGTCCACTTCTCCGTATCGCCCTCACAAACATCACGATAGAAACTTACGCTGACTGGGGGACCTGCATCGCCACAGCCTGT GAGAGCAGAGACCCACGCAAGCTTTACTGGCTGTTTGAGTTGCTAATGGAGTCTCCAGTAAATGGCGAGGGTGGCTCCTTTGTGGATgcctg CCGTCTGTACGTGCTGCAGGGAGGCCTGGCTCAGCAGGAGTGGCGCGTTCCCGAGCTCCTTCACAGGTTGTTGCAATACCTGGAGCCCAAACTCACACAGGTCTACAAGAATGTACGAGAGCGAATCGGAAG CGTGCTCACGTACATCTTCATGATTGATGTGAACCTGCCGCACACCCAGCCGACCACGTCTCCGCGCATCTCCGACTTCATTGAGCGGATTTTGTTGCAGCTGAAGCCTCTAAATGAGGGCGACGAGGAGATCCAGAACCACGTGATGGAGGAGAACGACGTGGGGGTGCAGGATGAGAGGACGCAAGCCATCAAGCTTCTTAAGACAG TGCTGAAGTGGCTGATTGCAAGTGCTGGtcgctccttctccaccgctgTGCCAGAACAGCTGCGGCTGCTTCCCCTGCTTTTCAAG ATTGCTCCAGTTGAGAATGATGACAGTTACGATGAGCTGAAGAGGGATGCAAAGACCTGCCTGTCTCTGATGTCTCAGGGACTCCTCTACCCGGACCAGATCCCCATGGTCCTCAGTGCTCTGCAGGAG ATTGCTGGCAGCAGCTCCTGGCACGCTCGCTACACGGTGCTCACATACCTCCAGATCATGGTCTTTTACAACCTGTTCACCTTCATGACTGACCAGAAAGCTGTAAACGACGTGCGGTCGCTCGTGATCCAGCTGCTGGAGGACGAGCAGCTTGAG GTGAGAGAAATGGCCGCTACTACACTCAGTGGCTTCCTTCAGTGCAATTTCCTGTCCATGGACGCCCCCATGCAGGCACATTTTGAGGCCCTCTGCAAGACTTCCCTGcccaagaagaggaagagggagctcGGCTCTATAGTGGACACTATACCCTCTGCTG ACCTGGTGCGGCGCCATGCTGGTGTTCTCGGGTTGAGTGCTTGTATTCTGTCCAGCCCGTACGATGTGCCCACCTGGATGCCGCAGCTCCTGATGGACCTCAGCGCTCACCTCAATGACACACAACCCATTGAA ATGACTGTGAAGAAAACTCTGTCAAACTTCAGACGGACTCACCATGACAACTGGCAGCAACATAAGCAGCAGTTCACAGACGACCAGCTGCTCGTTCTGACTGACCTGCTGGTCTCCCCCTGTTACTATGCCTGA